The Shinella zoogloeoides genome includes a region encoding these proteins:
- a CDS encoding histidine phosphatase family protein, with the protein MSEGTEEADIRRVRASRITLLCRGATAANRLARFSADEPLLPKEAGKAGRLARRLPAYAAVLHAPEIAARETAALFSARTVPCEALRDVDHGQWRGRSLEDIAGEDPSGLQHWMADPAAKPHGGESIEEARARCAAWLEEQHGAGGHRLAVTHALILKIVLAHVLRAPLSAVWRADVEPLGMMTLTSDGRRWALRFFGSPAGPEGDS; encoded by the coding sequence GTGAGCGAGGGAACGGAAGAGGCCGACATCCGGCGCGTGCGGGCAAGCCGTATCACGCTGCTCTGCCGGGGCGCGACCGCCGCCAACCGCCTCGCCCGGTTCTCCGCCGACGAGCCGTTGCTGCCGAAGGAAGCCGGGAAGGCCGGGCGCCTCGCCCGGCGGCTGCCGGCCTATGCGGCGGTGCTCCACGCGCCCGAGATCGCGGCCCGCGAAACGGCCGCGCTCTTTTCCGCCAGGACGGTTCCCTGCGAGGCGCTGCGGGATGTCGATCACGGGCAATGGCGCGGCCGCAGCCTCGAGGATATCGCGGGCGAGGACCCGTCCGGGCTCCAGCACTGGATGGCCGATCCGGCCGCAAAGCCGCATGGCGGGGAAAGCATCGAGGAGGCACGGGCGCGCTGCGCGGCATGGCTCGAGGAACAGCACGGCGCGGGCGGGCATCGCCTCGCCGTCACCCACGCCCTCATTCTCAAGATCGTTCTCGCCCATGTCCTCAGGGCGCCGCTCTCCGCCGTCTGGCGGGCGGATGTCGAGCCGCTCGGCATGATGACGCTCACCAGCGACGGCCGGCGCTGGGCGTTGCGGTTCTTCGGCTCGCCCGCAGGGCCGGAAGGCGATTCATGA
- a CDS encoding Rid family detoxifying hydrolase, whose protein sequence is MVSTSDPKAGLSAVTAADAPAAIGPYSQAIAVNGLLFVSGQLPIDPATGAFASDDPVEQARQCLRNIAAIARAAGTDIARTVKTTVLVRDLSRFAEINAAYGEFFCAPYPARATFEVSGLPKDAQVEIEAVIALKGE, encoded by the coding sequence ATGGTTTCCACTTCCGACCCCAAGGCAGGCCTCAGCGCCGTGACCGCCGCCGATGCGCCGGCGGCCATCGGCCCCTATTCGCAGGCGATCGCCGTGAACGGCCTGCTCTTCGTCTCCGGCCAGCTGCCGATCGATCCGGCGACCGGCGCCTTCGCCTCCGACGATCCGGTCGAGCAGGCGCGGCAATGCCTGCGCAACATCGCCGCCATCGCCCGCGCCGCCGGCACGGATATCGCGCGCACCGTCAAGACCACCGTGCTCGTGCGCGACCTCTCGCGCTTTGCCGAGATCAACGCGGCCTATGGCGAGTTCTTCTGCGCCCCCTATCCCGCCCGCGCCACCTTCGAGGTCTCCGGCCTGCCGAAAGACGCGCAGGTGGAGATCGAGGCCGTCATCGCGCTCAAGGGGGAGTGA
- the nrdI gene encoding class Ib ribonucleoside-diphosphate reductase assembly flavoprotein NrdI, with product MGDLVYFSSRSENTRRFVEKLGVEALRLPLDAAGEAPQADRPFVLVSPTYGGGGEKGAVPKPVIRFLNNPRNRSLIRGVIAAGNTNFGAGYAVAGNIISAKCAVPFLYRFELLGTDEDVDNVRQGLERFWTR from the coding sequence GTGGGGGACCTCGTCTATTTTTCCAGCCGGTCGGAGAACACCCGGCGCTTCGTGGAAAAGCTCGGGGTCGAGGCCCTGCGCCTGCCGCTCGACGCGGCCGGGGAAGCCCCGCAGGCCGACCGGCCCTTCGTCCTGGTTTCGCCGACTTATGGCGGGGGCGGGGAGAAGGGGGCGGTGCCCAAGCCCGTCATCCGCTTCCTCAACAATCCGCGCAACCGCAGCCTGATCCGCGGCGTCATCGCGGCGGGCAACACCAATTTCGGCGCCGGATATGCCGTCGCGGGAAACATCATCTCCGCGAAATGCGCGGTGCCGTTCCTCTACCGTTTCGAGCTGCTCGGCACGGATGAGGACGTCGACAATGTCAGACAGGGACTGGAACGATTTTGGACACGATGA
- a CDS encoding CHAD domain-containing protein: MILRLDPSMLSAAQLRGGAEKALDDIVVLLTEQPGGLHHAVHEARRALKRLRAFHRLFAEGDRTFFRHQNARLRDAARLLAEGREVAALAETGEWLVTEARKPQEAVLFKRVAAVLAARREAMDHAALEANVAQVIAACRKVRGGLTDFDLPDGRRRLAKIVARGWKRILTRGNGVVLSAADGGKGFHELRKSAQTLNACLILLRPLWPQAMIARQEMLRPIIAALGRENDLAGLALLMERSPQDFGEPIEQVVLQRLIAQRREALQRTALQQAESVFAINAKEDASRIALLWETLSR; the protein is encoded by the coding sequence ATGATCCTTCGTCTCGATCCTTCCATGCTGTCGGCCGCGCAGTTGCGTGGCGGCGCTGAAAAGGCGCTGGACGATATCGTCGTCCTCCTCACCGAGCAGCCGGGCGGCCTGCATCATGCCGTGCACGAGGCTCGGCGGGCGCTCAAGCGCCTTCGCGCCTTCCACCGCCTTTTCGCGGAGGGCGACCGTACCTTCTTCCGCCACCAAAATGCGCGCCTGCGCGATGCCGCCCGCCTCCTCGCCGAAGGGCGCGAGGTCGCCGCGCTTGCCGAGACGGGGGAGTGGCTGGTGACGGAGGCGCGCAAGCCCCAGGAGGCGGTGCTCTTCAAGCGGGTGGCCGCCGTCCTCGCCGCCCGGCGCGAGGCCATGGACCATGCCGCGCTCGAGGCCAATGTCGCGCAGGTCATCGCCGCCTGCCGCAAGGTGCGGGGTGGCCTTACGGATTTCGACCTGCCGGACGGCCGGCGCAGGCTGGCGAAGATCGTGGCGCGTGGCTGGAAGCGCATCCTCACGCGGGGCAACGGGGTGGTCCTGTCGGCTGCCGACGGCGGCAAGGGCTTTCACGAATTGCGCAAGAGCGCCCAGACCCTCAATGCCTGCCTCATTCTCCTGAGGCCGCTGTGGCCGCAGGCGATGATCGCTCGCCAGGAAATGCTGCGCCCGATCATCGCGGCGCTTGGCCGCGAAAACGACCTTGCGGGCCTCGCCCTGCTGATGGAGCGCTCCCCGCAGGATTTCGGCGAGCCTATCGAGCAGGTCGTCCTGCAGCGGCTCATTGCGCAGCGGCGCGAGGCGCTCCAGCGCACGGCCTTGCAGCAGGCTGAAAGCGTCTTCGCCATCAATGCGAAAGAGGATGCGAGCCGCATCGCGCTTCTCTGGGAAACGCTGTCCCGCTGA
- the fdhA gene encoding formaldehyde dehydrogenase, glutathione-independent yields the protein MSRNRGVVYMRPGKVEVRDIDDPKLEAPDGRRIEHGVILKVISTNICGSDQHMVRGRTTAMPGLVLGHEITGEVIEKGIDVEMLQIGDIVSVPFNVACGRCRCCKSQDTGVCLTVNPSRAGGAYGYVDMGGWIGGQARYVTIPYADFNLLKFPDRDKAMSKIRDLTMLSDILPTGFHGAVRAGVGVGSTVYVAGAGPVGLAAAASARILGAAVVMIGDFNKDRLAHAARVGFEPIDLSKSDRLGDMIAEVVGTNEVDSAIDAVGFEARGHSGGEQPAIVLNQMMEITRAAGSIGIPGLYVTEDPGAVDNAAKQGSLSLRFGLGWAKAQSFHTGQTPVLKYNRQLMQAILHDRLPIADIVNAKIIALDDAVQGYESFDQGAATKFVLDPHGDLLKAA from the coding sequence ATGAGCAGGAACAGAGGCGTCGTCTACATGCGCCCCGGCAAGGTCGAGGTCCGCGACATCGACGATCCCAAGCTGGAGGCCCCGGATGGCCGCCGCATCGAGCACGGCGTGATCCTCAAGGTGATTTCCACGAATATCTGCGGCTCCGACCAGCACATGGTGCGCGGCCGCACGACGGCGATGCCGGGCCTCGTCCTCGGCCACGAGATCACCGGCGAGGTCATCGAGAAGGGCATCGACGTCGAGATGCTGCAGATCGGCGACATCGTTTCCGTGCCCTTCAACGTCGCCTGTGGCCGCTGCCGCTGCTGCAAGTCGCAGGATACCGGCGTCTGCCTCACGGTGAACCCGTCGCGCGCCGGCGGCGCCTACGGCTATGTCGACATGGGCGGCTGGATCGGCGGGCAGGCCCGCTACGTCACGATCCCCTATGCCGACTTCAATCTCCTGAAGTTCCCCGACCGCGACAAGGCGATGTCGAAGATCCGCGACCTCACCATGCTCTCCGACATCCTGCCCACCGGCTTCCACGGCGCGGTGCGCGCGGGCGTCGGCGTCGGCTCGACGGTCTATGTGGCGGGTGCCGGCCCGGTCGGCCTTGCGGCCGCCGCTTCCGCGCGCATCCTCGGCGCGGCCGTGGTGATGATCGGTGACTTCAACAAGGATCGCCTGGCGCATGCCGCCAGGGTCGGCTTCGAGCCCATCGACCTTTCCAAGAGCGACAGGCTTGGCGACATGATCGCCGAGGTCGTCGGCACCAACGAGGTGGACAGCGCCATCGACGCCGTCGGCTTCGAGGCGCGCGGCCATTCGGGCGGCGAGCAGCCGGCCATCGTGCTCAACCAGATGATGGAGATCACCCGCGCCGCCGGCTCGATCGGCATTCCGGGCCTCTACGTCACCGAGGACCCCGGCGCTGTGGACAATGCCGCCAAGCAGGGCAGCCTGTCATTGCGCTTCGGCCTCGGCTGGGCGAAGGCGCAGTCCTTCCACACGGGCCAGACGCCGGTGCTGAAGTACAACCGCCAGCTCATGCAGGCCATCCTGCATGACCGCTTGCCCATCGCCGATATCGTCAATGCCAAGATCATCGCGCTTGACGACGCCGTCCAGGGCTACGAGAGCTTCGACCAGGGCGCGGCGACCAAGTTCGTCCTCGACCCGCACGGCGACCTCCTGAAGGCCGCCTGA
- a CDS encoding CbtB domain-containing protein, giving the protein MSDITLSGGTAVTPIPASQLFPWALFGGLLMLLALYFVSTEEGAARLLSGLEVHEFVHDGRHLLGFPCH; this is encoded by the coding sequence ATGTCTGACATCACCTTGAGCGGCGGCACGGCCGTCACCCCCATTCCCGCAAGCCAGCTGTTTCCATGGGCGCTTTTCGGCGGCCTGCTGATGCTGCTCGCGCTCTACTTCGTCAGCACCGAGGAAGGCGCAGCCCGTCTTCTGTCCGGCCTTGAGGTCCACGAATTCGTGCATGACGGGCGCCATCTGCTCGGCTTCCCCTGCCATTGA
- the nrdE gene encoding class 1b ribonucleoside-diphosphate reductase subunit alpha yields MNASTPRDASEKPPHAFSHPAGDKPAKAPEITALDYHALNAMLNLYDEEGKIQLDKDRQAAKQYFLQHVNQNTVFFHNLREKLDYLVTEGYYEQEVLDQYSFNFVRDLFDHAYDKKFRFPTFLGAFKYYTSYTLKTFDGKRYLERYEDRVCMVALALARGNEQLARDLVDEIISGRFQPATPTFLNAGKKQRGELVSCFLLRVEDNMESIGRSINSALQLSKRGGGVALSLTNLREMGAPIKQIENQSSGVIPVMKLLEDSFSYANQLGARQGAGAVYLHAHHPDIMRFLDTKRENADEKIRIKTLSLGVVIPDITFELARNNEDMYLFSPHDVERVYGVPFTEISVSEKYREMVEDGRIRKKKIKARDFFQIIAEIQFESGYPYIMFEDTVNRANPIAGRITMSNLCSEILQVSEASEFNDDLSYAKMGKDISCNLGSLNIAAAMDSSDFGRTIETSIRALTAVSEMSHISSVPSVEKGNDDSHAIGLGQMNLHGYLARERIFYGSEEGVDFTNIYFYTVTYHAIRASNRLAVEKGVSFKGFENSKYASGEYFDKYTEAEWLPATEKVRAIFEEAGIHIPTQEDWLELKTAVMEGGLYNQNLQAVPPTGSISYINHSTSSIHPIVSKIEIRKEGKIGRVYYPAAFMTNDNLDYYQDAYEIGPEKIIDTYAAATQHVDQGLSLTLFFRDTATTRDINRAQIYAWKKGIKTIYYIRLRQMALSGTEVQGCVSCAL; encoded by the coding sequence ATGAACGCTTCGACGCCGCGGGATGCGAGCGAAAAACCGCCTCACGCTTTTTCTCATCCCGCGGGAGATAAGCCGGCGAAGGCCCCGGAGATCACCGCGCTGGACTATCACGCGCTGAACGCCATGCTGAACCTCTACGACGAGGAGGGGAAGATTCAGCTCGACAAGGACCGGCAGGCGGCCAAGCAGTATTTCCTCCAGCACGTCAACCAGAACACCGTCTTCTTCCATAATCTCAGGGAGAAGCTCGATTACCTCGTGACCGAGGGCTATTATGAGCAGGAGGTGCTGGACCAGTATTCCTTCAACTTCGTGCGCGACCTCTTCGACCACGCCTATGACAAGAAGTTCCGCTTCCCGACCTTCCTCGGCGCATTCAAGTACTACACGTCCTATACGCTGAAGACCTTCGACGGAAAGCGCTATCTCGAACGCTACGAGGACCGCGTCTGCATGGTGGCGCTCGCTTTGGCGCGCGGCAACGAGCAGCTTGCCCGCGACCTCGTCGACGAGATCATCTCCGGCCGCTTCCAGCCCGCGACCCCCACCTTCCTCAATGCCGGCAAGAAGCAGCGCGGCGAGCTCGTCTCCTGTTTCCTCCTGCGCGTCGAGGACAACATGGAAAGCATCGGCCGCTCGATCAATTCGGCCCTGCAGCTTTCCAAGCGCGGTGGCGGCGTCGCGCTGTCGCTGACGAACCTTCGCGAGATGGGCGCCCCGATCAAGCAGATCGAGAACCAGTCGTCGGGCGTCATCCCGGTGATGAAGCTGCTGGAGGATTCGTTCTCCTACGCCAACCAGCTCGGCGCGCGGCAGGGGGCGGGGGCGGTCTACCTTCACGCCCACCACCCGGATATCATGCGCTTCCTCGACACCAAGCGCGAGAATGCCGACGAGAAGATCCGCATCAAGACGCTCTCGCTCGGCGTCGTCATCCCGGACATCACCTTCGAGCTCGCGAGGAACAACGAGGACATGTACCTCTTCTCGCCGCATGACGTGGAGCGCGTCTACGGCGTGCCCTTCACCGAGATATCGGTGAGCGAGAAGTATCGCGAGATGGTCGAGGACGGCCGCATCAGGAAGAAGAAGATCAAGGCGCGCGACTTCTTCCAGATCATCGCCGAGATCCAGTTCGAGTCCGGCTATCCCTACATCATGTTCGAGGACACGGTGAACCGGGCGAACCCGATTGCAGGCCGCATCACCATGAGCAATCTCTGCTCGGAAATCCTCCAGGTGAGCGAGGCGAGCGAATTCAACGACGACCTCTCCTATGCCAAGATGGGCAAGGACATTTCCTGCAATCTCGGCTCGCTCAACATCGCCGCCGCGATGGACAGCTCCGATTTCGGCCGGACCATCGAGACCTCGATCCGCGCGCTGACCGCCGTTTCGGAGATGAGCCACATCTCCTCGGTTCCCTCGGTCGAGAAGGGCAATGACGACAGCCACGCCATCGGCCTCGGCCAGATGAACCTGCATGGCTATCTCGCCCGCGAGCGCATCTTCTACGGTTCGGAAGAGGGCGTCGATTTCACCAATATCTACTTCTACACCGTGACTTACCACGCCATCCGCGCCTCCAACCGGCTGGCGGTGGAAAAGGGCGTCAGCTTCAAGGGCTTCGAGAATTCGAAATACGCTTCCGGCGAATATTTCGACAAATATACCGAGGCCGAATGGCTGCCGGCGACGGAGAAGGTGAGGGCGATCTTCGAGGAGGCCGGCATCCATATTCCGACGCAGGAAGACTGGCTGGAGCTGAAGACGGCCGTCATGGAAGGCGGGCTTTACAACCAGAACCTCCAGGCCGTGCCGCCGACCGGCTCGATCTCCTACATCAACCATTCGACCTCCTCGATCCACCCGATCGTCTCGAAGATCGAGATCCGGAAAGAGGGCAAGATCGGCCGCGTCTACTACCCGGCCGCCTTCATGACCAACGACAATCTCGACTACTACCAGGACGCCTACGAGATCGGACCGGAGAAGATCATCGACACCTATGCGGCGGCGACGCAGCATGTCGACCAGGGCCTGTCGCTGACGCTGTTCTTCCGCGACACGGCGACGACGCGCGACATCAACCGGGCGCAGATCTACGCCTGGAAGAAGGGCATCAAGACCATCTACTACATCCGCCTTCGCCAGATGGCGCTGTCCGGCACGGAAGTGCAGGGCTGCGTCTCCTGCGCTCTCTGA
- a CDS encoding aromatic ring-hydroxylating dioxygenase subunit alpha codes for MGHIAEAVIDVNADRIDRLVAEHRPGHGLARPFYHDAEIYQRDMERVFRRHWHCIAHESVIPNVNDFEVFRIDSEQVIVARAADGSVHAMLNVCRHRGAEVCTKQKGNARVFVCPYHAWTYGNDGSLKAARLMPKEFDRGEHGLRKIHVRVVEGLIFICFAETPLDFSEVENLLHATCGQYGWAGARVAHRESYPVAANWKLAVENYVECYHCGPAHPEYSQTHALEQPLHMIEALNEAMEARTCALGIEVGSGNHWQTSREGREAIHAFRYALYDGVQSGSEDGKAVAPLMGRFSDFDGGVTSIHLGGTTFLVCYPDHGMIYRFIPKSAESCEMELIWLVDGKAEAGRDYDLAKLTWLWKVTTEEDKAIIEHTARGVRSHYFVPGPIAPMEHNELRYIGWYLDEIGRA; via the coding sequence ATGGGACACATTGCCGAAGCCGTCATCGACGTCAACGCCGACCGCATCGATCGTCTCGTTGCGGAGCACCGGCCGGGGCACGGGCTCGCCCGCCCGTTCTACCATGACGCGGAGATCTACCAGCGCGACATGGAGCGGGTGTTCCGCCGCCACTGGCACTGCATCGCCCACGAGAGCGTGATCCCGAACGTCAACGATTTCGAGGTCTTCCGCATCGACAGCGAGCAGGTGATCGTCGCCCGTGCGGCCGACGGCTCCGTCCATGCCATGCTCAATGTCTGTCGCCATCGCGGCGCGGAGGTCTGCACGAAGCAGAAGGGCAATGCCCGCGTCTTCGTCTGTCCCTACCATGCCTGGACCTACGGCAACGACGGCAGCCTCAAGGCGGCGCGCCTGATGCCGAAGGAATTCGACCGCGGCGAGCATGGCCTGCGCAAGATCCATGTCCGCGTCGTCGAGGGACTGATCTTCATCTGTTTCGCCGAGACGCCGCTCGATTTTTCCGAGGTCGAGAACCTGCTGCACGCCACCTGCGGCCAGTATGGCTGGGCGGGCGCCCGCGTCGCCCACCGCGAGAGCTATCCTGTCGCCGCCAACTGGAAGCTGGCGGTCGAGAACTATGTCGAATGCTACCATTGCGGCCCGGCGCATCCGGAATATTCCCAGACCCACGCGCTGGAGCAACCGCTCCACATGATCGAGGCGCTGAACGAGGCGATGGAGGCGCGCACCTGCGCGCTCGGCATCGAGGTCGGCTCGGGCAACCACTGGCAGACCTCGCGCGAGGGCCGCGAGGCGATCCACGCCTTCCGCTATGCGCTCTATGACGGGGTGCAGAGCGGCAGCGAGGACGGCAAGGCGGTCGCCCCGCTGATGGGCCGCTTCAGCGACTTCGACGGGGGCGTGACCTCCATCCATCTCGGTGGCACGACCTTCCTCGTCTGCTATCCCGACCACGGCATGATCTACCGCTTCATCCCGAAATCGGCGGAGAGCTGCGAGATGGAGCTGATCTGGCTCGTCGACGGCAAGGCGGAGGCGGGCAGGGACTACGACCTCGCCAAGCTCACCTGGCTGTGGAAGGTGACGACCGAGGAGGACAAGGCGATTATCGAGCACACGGCGCGCGGCGTGCGGTCGCACTATTTCGTGCCCGGCCCCATCGCGCCGATGGAGCATAACGAGCTGCGCTATATCGGCTGGTATCTCGACGAGATCGGCCGGGCCTGA
- a CDS encoding PLP-dependent cysteine synthase family protein, which translates to MLEGDARRSADTHLVNPVFKGLKGISVYLKDESTHPTGSLKHRLARSLFLYGICNGRICKGTTLVEASSGSTAVSEAYFANLLGLPFIAVMPRSTSRTKIDVIERFGGRCAFVDKPGEVYETAARIAAETKGHYLDQFTNAERATDWRGNNNIAESIFGQMEREAHPVPAWVIMGAGTGGTSATIGRYIRYRNLATRLCVTDVENSVFYDAWKSGDMETTCTTPSRIEGVGRPRVEPSFIPTVIDHMIKVPDAASIAAAHVLSDRLFRRVGASTGTNFFGLISIADSMMKEGREGSLVTLICDSGDRYSGTYFNADWLAANGIDIAPWCNAIETFLDTGVLQAP; encoded by the coding sequence ATGCTGGAGGGCGATGCCCGCCGCTCGGCCGACACCCACCTCGTCAATCCGGTCTTCAAGGGGCTGAAGGGCATCTCGGTCTATCTCAAGGACGAGAGCACCCATCCGACCGGCAGCCTGAAGCATAGGCTGGCCCGCTCGCTCTTCCTCTACGGCATCTGCAACGGCCGCATCTGCAAGGGCACCACGCTGGTCGAGGCCTCGTCGGGCTCGACGGCGGTTTCCGAGGCCTATTTCGCCAACCTGCTCGGCCTGCCCTTCATCGCCGTCATGCCGCGCAGCACCAGCCGCACGAAGATCGACGTCATCGAGCGCTTCGGCGGGCGCTGCGCCTTCGTCGACAAGCCGGGCGAGGTCTACGAGACGGCGGCGCGCATCGCGGCGGAGACGAAGGGCCATTATCTCGACCAGTTCACCAATGCCGAGCGCGCCACCGACTGGCGCGGTAACAACAACATCGCCGAGAGCATCTTCGGCCAGATGGAGCGGGAAGCCCATCCGGTGCCGGCCTGGGTGATCATGGGGGCGGGGACCGGCGGCACCTCGGCGACCATCGGGCGCTATATCCGCTACCGCAACCTCGCGACGCGGCTTTGCGTGACGGATGTCGAGAACTCGGTGTTCTACGACGCCTGGAAGAGCGGCGACATGGAAACGACCTGCACGACGCCGTCGCGCATCGAGGGGGTCGGCCGGCCGCGCGTCGAGCCGTCCTTCATCCCGACGGTCATCGATCACATGATCAAGGTGCCGGACGCGGCCTCCATCGCCGCCGCGCATGTGCTGTCCGACCGGCTGTTCCGCCGGGTCGGCGCCTCGACGGGCACGAACTTCTTCGGCCTCATCTCGATTGCCGACAGCATGATGAAGGAAGGCCGCGAAGGCTCGCTCGTCACGCTGATCTGCGACAGCGGCGACCGCTATTCCGGGACGTATTTCAATGCGGACTGGCTGGCGGCGAACGGCATCGACATCGCCCCCTGGTGCAACGCCATCGAGACGTTCCTCGATACTGGGGTTCTCCAAGCGCCCTGA
- a CDS encoding methylenetetrahydrofolate reductase, with amino-acid sequence MIGQVRTETGRLPASMEALPKQVPPVADLVTLLPRGVRVYLTDIGAPETEAETLAAARRLHEAGCVPVPHLAARRIASRDALERRVGRLAEEAGVMDVLVIGGGITPPAGPFSSSLDVLETGVLDRFGIRDFAIAGHPEGSPDFTDAVALEALRRKLDFAERTDARLRIVTQFGFDAQKAIAWADGLVRAGIDVPIHLGVAGPAKITTLIKYGTMCGIGNSLSVLTRHGGGLMALAAGYSPETVVGPVEERWRTAMPGPITQIHVFPFGGLDKSAAWLRKRGSWC; translated from the coding sequence ATGATCGGACAGGTGCGAACGGAAACGGGACGGCTTCCAGCCTCGATGGAAGCCCTGCCGAAACAGGTCCCGCCGGTCGCGGACCTCGTCACGCTGCTGCCGCGGGGCGTGCGGGTCTACCTGACGGATATCGGCGCGCCGGAGACCGAGGCGGAAACGCTGGCCGCCGCCCGCCGGCTGCATGAAGCCGGCTGCGTGCCGGTGCCGCATCTCGCCGCCCGGCGGATCGCCTCGCGGGATGCGCTGGAACGGCGCGTCGGCCGCCTGGCCGAAGAGGCGGGCGTCATGGACGTGCTGGTGATCGGCGGCGGCATCACGCCGCCGGCCGGGCCTTTCTCGTCCTCGCTCGACGTTCTGGAAACGGGCGTTCTCGACCGCTTCGGCATCCGGGATTTCGCCATTGCCGGCCATCCCGAGGGCAGCCCGGATTTCACCGACGCGGTCGCGCTGGAAGCCTTGCGCCGCAAGCTGGATTTCGCCGAGCGGACGGATGCCCGCCTGCGCATCGTCACGCAGTTCGGCTTCGACGCGCAGAAGGCCATCGCCTGGGCGGACGGGCTGGTGCGCGCTGGCATCGACGTTCCGATCCATCTCGGCGTCGCGGGACCGGCCAAGATCACGACGCTCATCAAATACGGAACCATGTGCGGCATCGGGAACTCCCTTTCCGTCCTGACCCGGCACGGCGGCGGGCTCATGGCGCTCGCCGCCGGCTATTCGCCGGAAACGGTCGTCGGCCCCGTCGAGGAGCGCTGGCGCACGGCGATGCCGGGCCCCATCACGCAGATCCACGTCTTCCCCTTCGGCGGGCTGGACAAGTCGGCCGCATGGCTGCGCAAGCGCGGCTCTTGGTGCTAG
- the nrdF gene encoding class 1b ribonucleoside-diphosphate reductase subunit beta, with protein MNIQVKTKTPKAASAIRAINWNRIEDDKDLEVWNRLTGNFWLPEKVPLSNDIPSWATLKPEEQKLTIRVFTGLTLLDTIQNGVGAVRLMEDSATPHEEAVLSNISFMEAVHARSYSSIFSTLCLTPDVDDAYRWSEENEFLQRKSALIMEQYASGDPLKKKVASVFLESFLFYSGFYLPMYWSSRAKLTNTADMIRLIIRDEAVHGYYIGYKFQRAIERLGAEKQQEIKDFAFDLLLELYDNETRYTEELYDGVGLTEDVKKFLHYNANKALMNLGYEALFPPEACKVNPAILSALSPNADENHDFFSGSGSSYVIGKAVATEDEDWDF; from the coding sequence ATGAACATCCAAGTGAAGACCAAGACCCCGAAGGCAGCGAGCGCCATCCGCGCCATCAACTGGAACCGCATCGAGGACGACAAGGACCTCGAGGTCTGGAACCGACTGACCGGCAATTTCTGGCTGCCGGAAAAGGTGCCGCTCTCCAACGACATCCCCTCCTGGGCGACCCTCAAGCCGGAAGAGCAGAAGCTCACCATCCGCGTCTTCACCGGCCTCACCCTGCTGGACACGATCCAGAACGGCGTCGGCGCGGTGAGGCTGATGGAGGATTCCGCCACGCCGCATGAGGAGGCGGTGCTCTCCAACATCTCCTTCATGGAGGCGGTGCATGCGCGCTCCTATTCCTCCATCTTCTCGACGCTGTGCCTGACGCCGGACGTCGACGACGCCTATCGCTGGTCGGAGGAGAACGAGTTCCTGCAGAGGAAGTCGGCGCTGATCATGGAGCAGTACGCCTCCGGCGATCCGTTGAAGAAGAAGGTCGCATCCGTCTTCCTCGAAAGCTTCCTGTTCTATTCCGGCTTCTACCTGCCGATGTACTGGTCGAGCCGCGCCAAGCTCACCAACACCGCCGACATGATCCGCCTCATCATCCGCGACGAGGCCGTGCACGGCTACTACATCGGCTACAAGTTCCAGCGGGCGATAGAGCGGCTTGGCGCGGAGAAGCAGCAGGAGATCAAGGATTTCGCCTTCGATCTGCTGCTGGAGCTCTACGACAACGAGACGCGCTATACCGAGGAACTCTACGACGGCGTCGGCCTCACCGAGGACGTCAAGAAGTTCCTGCACTACAATGCCAACAAGGCGCTGATGAACCTCGGCTACGAGGCGCTCTTCCCGCCGGAAGCCTGCAAGGTGAACCCGGCCATCCTCTCGGCCCTTTCGCCGAATGCCGACGAGAACCACGACTTCTTCTCCGGCTCCGGCTCGTCCTATGTCATCGGCAAGGCGGTCGCGACCGAGGACGAGGACTGGGATTTCTGA
- the nrdH gene encoding glutaredoxin-like protein NrdH, whose amino-acid sequence MSITVYSKPACVQCTATTRALDRQGIDYHVVDISEDADAYALVQGLGYRQVPVVIAGEQHWAGFRPDMISALA is encoded by the coding sequence ATGTCCATCACCGTCTACTCCAAGCCCGCCTGCGTCCAGTGCACCGCGACCACCCGCGCGCTCGACCGCCAGGGCATCGACTATCATGTTGTCGACATTTCCGAGGATGCCGATGCCTATGCGCTCGTGCAGGGTCTCGGCTACCGCCAGGTCCCGGTCGTCATCGCCGGCGAGCAGCATTGGGCCGGCTTCCGCCCGGACATGATCAGCGCGCTCGCCTGA